One genomic region from Yarrowia lipolytica chromosome 1C, complete sequence encodes:
- a CDS encoding uncharacterized protein (Compare to YALI0C22572g, similar to DEHA0D09933g Debaryomyces hansenii IPF 1370.1) — MSLTHQLSAPPTCSDYNLDTRTAKINFGVSVLMTFGMFASYAPQLYKIVKRKNAEGISPSFLLLGSLSGGFFFANIAMLADPVVHCCKRELDATECLSASLGVIQIFFQASMFYTIPIFCLIWARRQADQNQYEEIKRVTTLVTASFFVSALVCVVSKVTGKYPRTIADVFGILAALLTCVQYLPQIYTTYNLGHVGSLSIPMMCLQTPGGFIWALSLALRPETKWSTWAVTFVAAVLQGVLLIMAVSFEYRDKKVDERTALLNGSVNGDDDDDDEA, encoded by the coding sequence ATGTCACTAACCCACCAACTGTCCGCTCCGCCAACATGCTCGGACTACAACTTGGACACGAGAACGGCGAAAATCAACTTTGGCGTCTCGGTGCTTATGACGTTCGGCATGTTTGCCAGTTACGCCCCGCAGCTGTACAAGATTGTCAAGCGGAAAAACGCCGAGGGAATTTCTCCTTCGTTTCTGCTTCTGGGATCTCTTTCGGGcggtttctttttcgccAATATCGCCATGTTGGCTGACCCGGTAGTACATTGTTGCAAAAGAGAACTGGACGCCACAGAGTGTCTTTCTGCATCGCTGGGCGTGATACAGATCTTTTTCCAGGCATCCATGTTTTACACAATTCCGATTTTCTGCCTGATTTGGGCTAGAAGACAAGCTGACCAGAACCAGTacgaggagatcaagagaGTAACGACTCTGGTGACGGCGTCCTTCTTCGTGTCTGCCCTCGTGTGTGTGGTTTCCAAGGTGACGGGCAAGTATCCCCGGACGATTGCCGACGTTTTTGGAATTTTGGCCGCCCTGTTGACATGTGTGCAGTACCTGCCTCAGATTTACACCACATACAatctgggtcacgtgggcTCGCTTTCCATCCCGATGATGTGTTTACAGACGCCCGGCGGTTTCATCTGGGCTCTTTCTCTCGCGCTGAGACCCGAGACAAAGTGGTCCACTTGGGCTGTCACTTTTGTAGCCGCCGTCTTGCAGGGTGTTCTTTTGATCATGGCTGTTTCGTTTGAGTACAGAGACAAGAAGGTAGACGAGCGAACAGCCCTATTGAACGGGTCCGTTAACGgtgacgatgacgatgac
- a CDS encoding uncharacterized protein (Compare to YALI0C22550g, similar to uniprot|P04051 Saccharomyces cerevisiae YOR116c RPO31 DNA-directed RNA polymerase III 160 KD subunit): MMAMDGGNLKDRFSSDPPRVIGGIEFGALSPQEILKLSEVEVATRDLYDLQKGRAPMEYGALDPRMGVSSNMSKCKTCAEPLATCPGHFGHVKLALPCFHIGYFKATISILQNVCKDCARILLSDEDRRKFLTELRRPGIDNLRRMQILKKVNEQCKKQRRCVHCNSINGVVKKAGPLKIIHDKFRHVGKKIPEEKTEFDNSFNTAKESIPDVERLQKKAMDDLNPLKVFNLFREILPMDCELLGMDPGKGRPETYIWRYMPAPPVCIRPSVMQDSASNEDDLTVKLTEIVWTSAIIEAGLKQGMAVASLMEQWELLQLAVAVYINSDTPQGPGQSASKPIRALTQRLKGKQGRFRGNLSGKRVDFSGRTVISPDPNLRIDQVAVPDRVAKILTYPERVTSHNIEKLRNLVITGPSQHPGANYLFKKGESLRRNLRFGDRAKIAERLEIGDVVERHLEDGDVVLFNRQPSLHRLSILAHFAQIRPWRTFRLNECVCTPYNADFDGDEMNLHVPQTEEARTEAMCLMGVKHNLVTPRSGEPIIAATQDFITGSFLISKKDYMIDRRTFCQLLAMMSDGDMQFDIPPPAIQKPVQLWTGKQVFSLLIRPNKSSKVIINLDAKNKTFQPPPQGYPRDMSPNDGFLVIRNSQVMCGAMDKATLGDGKKDSVFYSILRDYGPDEAAGAMNRMAKLCARWLGGRGFSIGISDVTPGAELSSTKEILVEQAYAKCDELIEALAQGKLEPQPGCTPAQTLEAKIGGLLSKVREEVGEVCIKELEKSNAPLIMATCGSKGSTLNVSQMVAVVGQQIISGKRVPNGFQDRSLPHFRKFSVTPPSKGFVRNSFYSGLDPPEFLFHAISGREGLVDTAVKTAETGYMSRRLMKSLEDLSARYDSTVRTSSNGVVQFRYGGDGLDPFDMEGDARPVDFNRTWTHCEYISSKLGIEPEAETINVSSVPDTPLKPFEIMAVVEEQIFALEQKLQRMDNSGNMLSVATKAARDRASAEKYVDEVDPRRDFLQSIRGFIYTKAEELATVRESRGLMGLLEKPDGDEYDGQDFDLFAPKAVIRAVNQVCRISHRMVDTFLQACLRKYQKAQVEPGTAVGAIGAQSIGEPGTQMTLKTFHFAGVASMNVTLGVPRIKEIINASKAISTPIITTVLNNETELQAARIVKGRIEKTLLGDIAHYIQDEYSYAKASVRVRIDFNTIDHLLLEIDMDQIREAIIKAPKLKLKPGQVSIEEEKYIRVDIESDAVKKNGSTTIIDTDGEIFEEGVESDTAMFLRTQHLKRVLPNVVVKGFTDISRAVINIREKDNTHELLVEGYGLRHVMTTSGVIGTQTSTNHVLEVKEVLGIEAARASIIHEIDYTMSKHGMSVDPRHITLLGDVMTYKGDVLGITRFGLAKMRDSVLQLASFEKTTDHLFDAAFYMKTDDVEGVSECIILGQGMSIGTGAFKVLQPLALDKVKIGPKPLLFEEVCKQLKNVKLED; this comes from the exons ATGATGGCAATGGATGGGGGCAACT TGAAAGACCGCTTTTCCTCCGACCCTCCCCGGGTCATCGGAGGCATTGAGTTCGGCGCGCTTTCCCCTCAGGAAATCCTCAAACTCTCCGAGGTCGAAGTCGCTACTCGAGATCTCTATGACCTCCAAAAGGGCCGTGCCCCCATGGAGTACGGCGCCCTGGACCCCCGTATGGGCGTGTCCAGCAACATGAGCAAGTGCAAGACTTGCGCGGAGCCGCTGGCCACCTGTCCCGGCCATTTTGGCCACGTGAAGCTGGCACTCCCTTGTTTCCACATTGGTTACTTCAAGgccaccatctccatcctGCAAAACGTGTGCAAGGACTGTGCCCGCATTCTCCTCTCCGACGAGGACCGACGCAAGTTTCTGACCGAGCTGCGGCGTCCCGGCATCGATAATCTGCGCAGAATGCAGATTCTCAAAAAGGTCAACGAACAATGCAAGAAGCAGCGTCGTTGCGTGCACTGCAACTCGATCAACGGTGTCGTCAAAAAGGCCGGCCCTCTCAAGATCATCCACGACAAATTCCGACACGTGGGCAAGAAGATccccgaggagaagaccgaGTTCGACAACTCCTTCAACACTGCCAAGGAGTCTATCCCTGATGTCGAGCggctgcagaagaaggccatgGACGATCTCAACCCTCTTAAGGTGTTCAATCTGTTCCGAGAGATTTTGCCTATGGACTGTGAGCTGCTGGGCATGGACCCCGGCAAGGGACGCCCCGAAACATACATCTGGAGATACATGCCTGCTCCTCCCGTGTGTATCCGTCCCTCGGTGATGCAGGACAGTGCGTCCAACGAGGACGATCTTACTGTGAAGCTCACTGAAATCGTGTGGACCAGCGCCATCATTGAGGCTGGTCTCAAGCAGGGCATGGCAGTTGCCTCGCTCATGGAGCAATGGGAGCTGTTGCAGCTGGCCGTGGCAGTCTACATCAACTCCGACACGCCCCAGGGTCCCGGTCAGAGCGCCTCTAAGCCCATTCGGGCGCTGACCCAGCGTCTCAAGGGTAAGCAGGGCCGTTTCCGAGGAAACCTGTCAGGAAAGCGAGTCGACTTTTCCGGTCGAACCGTCATTTCTCCTGACCCCAATCTCAGAATCGACCAGGTGGCTGTTCCCGACCGGGTGGCCAAGATTCTGACATATCCTGAGCGCGTGACTTCTCACAATATTGAAAAGCTGCGTAACTTGGTGATCACGGGTCCTTCGCAGCATCCAGGCGCCAACTACCtcttcaagaagggcgagtCTCTGCGGCGAAACCTGCGATTTGGAGACCGGGCCAAGATTGCCGAACGACTTGAGATTGGTGATGTGGTGGAACGGCATTTGGAAGACGGAGACGTGGTGCTGTTCAACCGACAGCCCTCGCTGCATAGGTTGTCGATTCTGGCGCACTTTGCACAGATTCGGCCCTGGCGAACGTTCCGGCTTAACGAGTGTGTTTGCACTCCCTACAATGCCGATTTTGACGGAGACGAGATGAACCTGCACGTGCCGCAGACAGAGGAGGCACGAACGGAGGCCATGTGCCTGATGGGCGTTAAACACAACCTGGTGACGCCACGATCTGGAGAGCCTATCATTGCCGCCACTCAGGATTTTATCACCGGCTCTTTCCTTAtttccaagaaggactacATGATCGACCGACGGACATTCTGCCAGCTGCTGGCAATGATGTCGGACGGAGACATGCAGTTTGACATTCCTCCCCCTGCTATCCAGAAGCCCGTGCAACTGTGGACCGGAAAGCAGGTCTTTTCTTTATTGATTCGCCCCAACAAGAGCTCCAAGGTGATCATCAACCTGGACGCCAAGAACAAAACCTTCCAACCTCCGCCCCAGGGCTACCCCCGAGATATGTCCCCCAACGATGGTTTTCTCGTCATCCGAAACTCTCAGGTCATGTGTGGAGCTATGGACAAGGCTACTCTCGGAGACGGTAAGAAGGACTCCGTTTTCTACTCGATTCTCCGAGACTACGGCCCTGAcgaagctgctggtgccATGAACCGAATGGCCAAGCTGTGTGCTCGGTGGCTGGGTGGCCGAGGTTTCTCCATTGGTATTTCCGATGTCACACCTGGTGCAGAGCTTTCTtccaccaaggagattctcGTTGAACAGGCGTACGCCAAGTGTGACGAGCTGATTGAGGCGCTGGCACAAGGCAAACTGGAGCCCCAGCCTGGTTGCACACCTGCACAGACTCTGGAAGCCAAGATTGGTGGTCTGCTTTCCAAGGTGCGAGAGGAGGTCGGAGAGGTGTGtatcaaggagctggagaagtcgAATGCTCCGCTGATCATGGCCACGTGTGGTTCCAAGGGATCCACGCTCAACGTGTCTCAGATGGTGGCGGTTGTGGGCCAGCAGATCATTTCCGGCAAGCGAGTACCCAACGGTTTCCAGGACAGATCTCTGCCTCACTTCCGAAAGTTCTCCGTGACGCCTCCGTCCAAGGGTTTCGTGCGAAACTCATTTTACTCGGGCCTGGACCCTCCAGAGTTCCTTTTCCACGCCATTTCCGGCCGTGAAGGTCTAGTTGACACAGCTGTGAAGACAGCTGAGACTGGATACATGTCCCGTCGGTTGATGAAGTCTCTTGAAGACTTATCTGCTCGATACGACTCGACTGTGCGAACATCATCCAACGGCGTGGTGCAATTCCGATACGGAGGCGATGGTCTAGATCCCTTTGACATGGAGGGCGACGCCAGACCTGTCGATTTCAACAGAACATGGACTCACTGCGAGTACATCTCTTCAAAGTTGGGCATTGAGCCCGAGGCCGAGACAATCAATGTGTCTTCCGTGCCTGACACACCTCTCAAGCCGTTTGAGATCATGGCTGTGGTTGAGGAGCAGATCTTCGCGCTGGAACAGAAGCTGCAGCGAATGGACAACTCCGGAAACATGCTTTCTGTGGCAACCAAGGCAGCACGTGACCGTGCGTCAGCAGAGAAATATGTCGACGAGGTGGATCCCCGACGAGACTTCCTGCAGTCCATCAGAGGCTTCATTTACACAaaggccgaggagctggctACCGTGCGTGAGTCCCGTGGTCTGATGGGCCTGTTGGAGAAGCCCGATGGTGACGAATACGACGGTCAGGACTTTGATCTGTTTGCTCCCAAGGCTGTGATCCGTGCAGTCAACCAAGTGTGTCGAATTTCGCACCGAATGGTGGACACCTTCCTGCAGGCCTGTCTTCGAAAGTACCAGAAGGCGCAGGTGGAGCCTGGTACAGCTGTTGGAGCTATTGGAGCGCAGAGTATCGGAGAGCCCGGTACTCAGATGACTCTAAAGACGTTCCATTTCGCCGGAGTCGCCTCCATGAACGTGACACTCGGTGTGCCTCGtatcaaggagatcatcAACGCTTCCAAGGCCATTTCCACGCCGATTATCACTACCGTTCTTAACAACGAAACGGAGTTGCAGGCTGCTAGAATCGTCAAGGGCCGTATCGAGAAGACTCTTTTGGGCGACATTGCTCATTATATCCAGgacgagtactcgtacgcCAAGGCGTCTGTTCGAGTTCGAATTGATTTCAACACAATTGATCACCTCTTGCTTGAAATCGACATGGACCAAATCAGAGAGGCGATCATCAAGGCTCCCAAGCTGAAACTCAAGCCTGGTCAGGTGTCGatcgaagaagagaagtACATTCGTGTCGACATTGAATCTGATgccgtcaagaagaacggcTCCACGACTATCATTGATACTGATGGAGAAATCTTTGAGGAAGGTGTTGAATCTGACACTGCCATGTTCCTGCGTACTCAGCATCTCAAGCGGGTGTTGCCAAATGTGGTTGTCAAGGGCTTCACTGACATTTCTCGAGCCGTCATTAACATTCGAGAAAAGGACAATACCCATGAGCTGCTCGTCGAGGGTTACGGTTTGCGCCATGTCATGACAACCTCTGGAGTCATTGGTACGCAGACTTCGACCAACCACGTGCtcgaggtcaaggaggtgctTGGTATTGAGGCTGCTCGTGCCTCCATCATTCACGAAATCGACTACACCATGTCCAAACACGGCATGTCTGTGGATCCTCGTCATATTACGCTTCTTGGAGATGTAATGACATACAAGGGTGACGTTCTTGGTATCACCCGATTCGGTCTTGCCAAGATGCGAGACTCGGTTCTGCAACTGGCGTCGTTCGAGAAGACCACCGATCATTTGTTTGATGCTGCTTTCTACATGAAGACCGACGATGTGGAGGGTGTTTCCGAGTGCATCATTCTGGGCCAGGGTATGAGCATTGGTACTGGTGCCTTCAAGGTGCTGCAgcctctggctctggacaaggtcaagatTGGCCCCAAGCCtctgctgtttgaggaggTGTGCAAGCAGCTCAAAAATGTAAAGTTGGAGGATTAA